The genomic interval AAACATATCCGGACTGTTTCTGTCTAATTCAACAATTCAATTTGTGAGAAATTAATCTACTTTCATCACATTCATACAAAACCAGGCCCGCAGGTGGAAGATCCTTAAACCTgcatcctctgtaacatccagtaggaggagactcctctgtaacatccagcaggaggagactcctctgtaacatccagcaggaggagactcctctgtaacatccagcaggaggagactcctctgtaacatccagcaggaggagactcctctgtaacatccagcaggaggagactcctctgtaacatccagcaggaggagactcctctgtaacatccagcaggaggagactcctctgtaacatccagtaggaggagactcctctgtaacatccagtaggaggagactcctctgtaacatccagcaggaggagactcctctgtaacatccagtaggaggagactcctctgtaacatccagcaggaggagactcctctgtaacatccagcaggaggagactcctctgtaacatccagcaggaggagactcctctgtaacatccagtaggaggagactcctctgtaacatccagcaggagactcctctgtaacatccagcaggagactcctctgtaacatccagcaggagactcctctgtaacatccagcagcaggagactcctctgtaacatccagcaggaggagactcctctgtaacatccagcaggaggagactcctctgtaacatccagcaggaggagactcctctgtaacatccagcaggaggagactcctctgtaacatccagcaggaggagactcctctgtaacatccagcaggaggagactcctctgtaacatccagcaggaggagactcctctgtaacatccagtaggaggagactcctctgtaacatccagcaggaggagactcctctgtaacatccagtaggaggagactcctctgtaacatccagcaggaggagactcctctgtaacatccagcaggaggagactcctctgtaacatccagcaggaggagactcctctgtaacatccagcaggagagactcctctgtaacatccagtaggaggagactcctctgtaacatccagcaggaggagactcctctgtaacatccagcaggaggagactcctctgtaacatccagcaggaggagactcctctgtaacatccagcaggaggagactcctctgtaacatccagcaggaggagactcctctgtaacatccagcaggaggagactcctctgtaacatccagcaggaggagactcctctgtaacatccagcaggaggagactcctctgtaacatccagcaggaggagactcctctgtaacatccagcaggaggagactcctctgtaactccttaacatccagtaggaggagactcctctgtaacatccagcaggaggagactcctctgtaacatccagcaggaggagactcctctgtaacatccagcaggaggagactcctctgtaacatccaggcaggagactcctctgtaacatcccagcaggaggagactcctctgtaacattcagtcagaggagactcctctgtaacatccagtaggaggagactcctctgtaacatccagcaggaggagactcctctgtaacatccagcaggcaggcagactcctctgtaacatccagcaggagactcctctgtaacatcagcaggaggagactcctcgtacatccagcaggcaggagactcctctgtaacatccagcaggaggactcctctgtaacatccagcaggaggagactcctctgtaacatccagcaggaggagactcctctgtaacatccagcaggaggagactcctctgtaacatccagcaggaggagactcctctgtaacatccagcaggagactcctctgtaacatccagcaggaggagactcctctgtaacatccagcaggaggagactcctctgtaacatccagcaggaggagactcctctgtaacatccagcaggaggagactcctctgtaacatccagcaggaggagactcctctgtaacatccagcaggagactcctctgtaacatccagcaggagactcctctgtaacatccagcaggaggactcctctgtaacatccagtaggaggagactcctctgtaacatccagcaggaggagactcctctgtaacatccagcagcagcagactcctctgtaacatccagcagcaggagactcctctgtaacatccagcaggaggagactcctctgtaacatccagcagcaggagactcctctgtaacatccagcaggagactcctctgtaacatccagcaggagactcctctgtaacatccagcaggaggagactcctctgtaacatccagcaggaggagactcctctgtaacatccagcaggaggagactcctctgtaacatccagcaggaggagactcctctgtaacatccagcaggaggagactcctctgtaacatccagcaggaggagactcctctgtaacatccagcaggaggagactcctctgtaacatccagcaggaggagactcctctgtaacatccagcagcaggagactcctctgtaggaggtcacttaggtaggtgggggagagtttgtgaagggctttgtaggtgagcaggatgtttCTGTAGTTGATCCgggattgaacagggagccagtgaagtttcaggagaatgggggtgatgtgttcagaggatctGGTGCGGGTCGTGATCCGGGCAGCGGCGCTTTGAatgatttgaagtcggttgagcagtttctcagacttctctcttgatttattaccttagtaacattttcctgatgagtttatgtctcaatctgtcgTTTCAAGACTTCTTCATcttgatgttcatttagtaagttatggaaacatttaaaatagaggataaagcggCGTCTGCTTTAGGGTGGGGCTAccagtgattgacaggtcgttaccacggtgttgtctgtgttttcgtCTCACAAACTCTAACCCTTCATGAGAGTTCATTGTAAAATGTCTAATGTCTTCTCGTGTCACTTCTTGTCCTAAAGTACCAAGATGGTAAAGGCAAAAACTCCGACAGTCCACAAATCAATGTGCGATGTCACACTGACTGCGTCCACTTCTTGTGTACAGTCTATGTGCAGAAATGCAATGCATTGATTTTTGACCCAGGATGACCTGATACACCCAGAGATTATGGGGTGTGCACGCTGGTCTGATGATCTgatgtatttagttttattgtcaAGTTGCTTCTTACTGTCTCAGTTTCCGTTTTGTCCTGACTGTATTCTGTCCCGTCTGTTCTTCTCTGTAGGGCGACACCGAGATCCCATCAGTGGCCGTCACTAAGTCTCCCAAAGGATCCGGCCTGGACGGGCTGGAGATCGAGCCCGACACCTACGACATCCCTGCTGACCTCTCCTCTGACGAGGAGTACCTGAGCGTGGAGGAGGCCGATCCCTCGCGAGCCGCCCGCATCAAGAATTCCGTTGTAAAGAGCACAGAGTCCCTGAAGGCCGCATTCTCCAAGGAGAACATGAGCAAGACCAAAGGCAACCTGGGCTCCAAGTTCCACAACCTGGGCGAGAAGGTCATGCCGCCCGAGCGCAGGGACAGGATGCATCAAGCCGGCGAGCGACTGAAGCAGTCCGGAGAGCGGCTGAAGGAGAACATCGCCAAGAAAGCCCCCAACAAAGAGACCTTCCGCATCAagctgaagaaggagagagCCGTCGCCGAGGGCCAGGAGGGCGCCGAGGGCGAGGGCGAGAGCGAGGCCGAGCTCCACATCCAGGCCCCGAGCGCGGAGAAGCCCGTCGCCTACACCGAGGTAGCCATGGAAACCAAGAGGGAGGGCCCCGTGGAGGAGGCCGGCGCCACCCGTATAGGAGAAGAGGACCACAGGAAGTAGATCAGACACGAAGAGGAGGCGGGACACTGGAGGAAGCTCGTTAAATGCCGAGAATTTAGAGAGAAGGTCTGTGATTGGTCGACATCGACGATGGATGTTTTTATCTGCTAGAATTAATTAAAAAGGAAGAATTTCTTGAGGTGGGTTTTTGGTACTGACTACAAACTGGTTATTTATTAAATCTATTTCAGGGTCTTGATTCAAGTCAGATTAATCTTTCAGACGTCATCGGTTGACAGTTTCAGTCTTGAACAATTATATGATTTAAACAACTTGAATGTGAGAATCTTTATTTCAGATGCaataagaagaaaagtgaaatcgTCTAAATTACAGAGAGATGGTTGTGATTAGTAACCGGCGTAACGGTGAGCTTCTTTGCACAAGATGGCTGGCAGGGAAAGAAACGGTTGATAAAAGATGATGAATGTTGATCTGAAGTTTGTGTGATCTGTAATCTGGATGTACATATACTGTTATAAATACTGCCAGAACTGGGGAGCTGACGTGT from Cottoperca gobio chromosome 17, fCotGob3.1, whole genome shotgun sequence carries:
- the cavin4a gene encoding caveolae-associated protein 4a; this translates as MDQHKYRTAGVQEKLEIIGVEDEDGNPISALTILSLLERVAGIIDNVQSCQQRMEERQLDLENNIKSIQGDVLKLAKDHTDTSGTVEKLLQKTRKVSANVKEVRARVEKQNVRVKKVESTQDELLTRNKFRVVIYQGDTEIPSVAVTKSPKGSGLDGLEIEPDTYDIPADLSSDEEYLSVEEADPSRAARIKNSVVKSTESLKAAFSKENMSKTKGNLGSKFHNLGEKVMPPERRDRMHQAGERLKQSGERLKENIAKKAPNKETFRIKLKKERAVAEGQEGAEGEGESEAELHIQAPSAEKPVAYTEVAMETKREGPVEEAGATRIGEEDHRK